In Nocardia asteroides, the following proteins share a genomic window:
- a CDS encoding acyl-CoA dehydrogenase family protein, with translation MTHVVTNQVPPLVDYDAAEQPVILEALHRAGAGHALDELHEVGRLAGSAHGQHLGDLAEEHQPVLETHDRYGHRIDEVRYDPSYHELMRHAVGFGLHGAPWADTRPSPHLVRAAKLSVWGQVDAGHGCPISMTYAVVPALRANPELSARYEPLLTTRVYDPVLAPLAGKGGLIAGMSMTEKQGGSDVRANTTTAVAQPDGSYRITGHKWFTSAPMSDFFLVLAQAPGGLSCFFVPRVLPDGTRNPFRLQRLKNKLGNHSNASSEVEYDGTVGWLVGDEGRGVPTIIEMVNLTRLDCTLGSATAMRTGATAAIHHALHRRAFGADLIDQPLMRNVLADLVIEADGASTVALWLADLTDQATAGDEQADLLRRISLAVSKYYVCKRAPSHAAEALECLGGNGYVEDSRMPRLYREAPLMSVWEGSGNVAALDTLRAMAKQPAVLGVFLDEVKRAAGGHAALDAAISRLEGQFGDFETAQHRARRIVGDMALVLQGSLLLRYGHPAVAEAFAVTRLGRDRGDVFGTLPVGLDTGAVIDRLTPKLG, from the coding sequence ATGACTCACGTCGTCACCAATCAGGTCCCGCCGCTCGTCGACTACGACGCCGCCGAGCAGCCCGTCATCCTCGAAGCGCTGCATCGTGCCGGCGCCGGTCACGCGCTCGACGAACTGCACGAAGTCGGGCGTCTCGCGGGCAGTGCGCACGGTCAGCACCTCGGTGACCTGGCCGAGGAACACCAGCCGGTGCTGGAGACGCACGATCGCTACGGCCATCGGATCGACGAGGTCCGCTACGACCCCAGCTACCACGAGCTCATGCGGCATGCCGTCGGCTTCGGCCTGCACGGCGCGCCCTGGGCCGACACCAGGCCGTCGCCGCACCTGGTCCGCGCCGCGAAGTTGAGCGTGTGGGGCCAGGTCGACGCCGGACACGGCTGTCCCATCTCGATGACCTACGCCGTCGTCCCCGCCCTGCGCGCGAATCCGGAACTGTCCGCGCGGTACGAGCCGCTGCTCACCACGCGGGTATACGACCCGGTCCTCGCGCCGCTCGCGGGCAAGGGCGGGCTGATCGCGGGCATGTCGATGACCGAGAAGCAGGGCGGCTCCGACGTCAGGGCCAACACCACCACCGCCGTCGCGCAACCCGACGGCAGCTACCGGATCACCGGGCACAAGTGGTTCACCTCGGCGCCCATGTCGGACTTCTTCCTGGTGCTGGCCCAGGCGCCGGGTGGCCTGTCGTGCTTCTTCGTGCCGCGCGTGCTGCCCGACGGGACCCGCAACCCGTTCCGGCTGCAGCGGCTGAAGAACAAGCTGGGCAATCACTCCAACGCCAGCAGCGAAGTCGAATACGACGGCACCGTCGGCTGGCTCGTCGGCGACGAAGGTCGTGGCGTGCCCACCATCATCGAGATGGTCAACCTGACCCGCCTCGACTGCACCCTGGGCTCGGCCACCGCCATGCGCACCGGCGCCACCGCGGCCATCCACCACGCACTGCACCGCCGCGCGTTCGGCGCCGACCTCATCGACCAGCCGCTGATGCGAAATGTGCTGGCCGACTTGGTCATCGAAGCCGACGGCGCGAGCACCGTCGCGCTGTGGCTGGCCGATCTCACCGACCAGGCGACCGCGGGCGACGAACAGGCCGACCTGCTGCGCCGGATCAGCCTCGCGGTCAGCAAGTACTACGTGTGCAAGCGGGCGCCCAGCCATGCGGCCGAGGCGCTGGAATGCCTGGGCGGCAACGGATATGTGGAGGACTCGCGCATGCCGCGGCTCTACCGCGAGGCACCGCTCATGTCGGTGTGGGAAGGCTCGGGCAATGTGGCCGCGCTGGACACGTTGCGCGCCATGGCCAAACAGCCGGCGGTGCTCGGCGTCTTCCTCGACGAGGTGAAGCGCGCGGCGGGCGGTCATGCCGCACTCGACGCCGCCATCTCGCGCCTCGAAGGCCAGTTCGGCGACTTCGAGACCGCCCAGCACCGGGCGCGCCGCATCGTCGGCGACATGGCCCTGGTGCTCCAGGGCTCGCTGCTGCTGCGCTATGGCCACCCGGCTGTCGCGGAGGCGTTCGCCGTGACCCGGCTCGGTCGCGACCGCGGTGACGTCTTCGGCACCCTGCCCGTCGGCCTCGACACCGGGGCCGTGATCGACCGGCTCACGCCCAAGCTCGGCTGA
- a CDS encoding class I SAM-dependent methyltransferase has product MLEAEERFAREIPDGEVSVIGVDLVDFFAGRPRSSRLRLVTASAVGWEPPGAADLVTCVHGLHYLGDKLGMITAMAGWVAPGGLFVADFDVAEIRAADGTSAGARVTAALRAAGLTYDRRKRRVRGVGPRRPEFGATYLGADDAAGPGYTGQPSVRSYYDW; this is encoded by the coding sequence TTGCTGGAGGCCGAGGAGCGGTTCGCTCGGGAGATTCCGGATGGCGAGGTCTCGGTGATCGGGGTGGATCTGGTGGACTTCTTCGCCGGGCGGCCGCGGAGTTCGCGGTTGCGGCTGGTGACGGCGTCCGCGGTGGGGTGGGAGCCGCCGGGGGCGGCTGATCTGGTGACCTGTGTGCACGGGCTGCACTATCTCGGCGACAAGCTCGGGATGATCACCGCGATGGCGGGGTGGGTGGCGCCGGGCGGGTTGTTCGTCGCGGACTTCGATGTGGCGGAGATCCGGGCGGCGGACGGGACGTCGGCGGGTGCGCGGGTGACCGCCGCGCTGCGGGCGGCCGGGCTGACCTACGACCGGCGGAAGCGGCGGGTGCGGGGAGTGGGGCCGCGCAGGCCCGAATTCGGGGCGACGTACCTCGGCGCCGACGACGCCGCTGGTCCGGGGTATACCGGGCAGCCGTCGGTGCGGTCGTATTACGACTGGTGA
- a CDS encoding PaaX family transcriptional regulator C-terminal domain-containing protein, with protein MAGGGTAVRALTARSAILSVLLGAHPAEAPARWIVRVGAGLGLQESAVRAALTRMVAAGDLERSDATYRLSGRLAERQRRQDVAISPDPRPWQGGWVLAVVTVGASDSTDRAAVREALRQARFGELREGVWCRPDNVAFGLPEAFRARVSVFHGTPEEPSDSLADRLFDPAGWAARARELLAAFTEADTLAARFEVAAATVRHILDDPVLPDQLLPTDWPGDALRARYADFRTEFYTFATNLIGEHPPSQL; from the coding sequence ATGGCTGGTGGCGGGACGGCGGTGCGGGCGCTGACTGCGCGGTCGGCGATCTTGAGTGTGTTGCTGGGGGCGCATCCGGCGGAGGCGCCCGCGCGGTGGATCGTGCGGGTGGGGGCCGGGCTGGGTTTGCAGGAGTCGGCGGTGCGGGCGGCGCTCACGCGGATGGTCGCGGCCGGGGATCTGGAGCGCAGCGACGCGACGTATCGGCTGTCGGGGCGGCTCGCGGAGCGGCAGCGGCGCCAGGATGTGGCGATCTCGCCGGATCCGCGCCCATGGCAAGGCGGGTGGGTGCTGGCCGTGGTGACGGTCGGGGCCAGCGATTCCACCGACCGGGCCGCGGTGCGGGAAGCCCTGCGGCAGGCCAGGTTCGGCGAATTGCGTGAGGGAGTGTGGTGCCGTCCGGACAATGTCGCGTTCGGCCTGCCCGAGGCGTTCCGTGCGCGGGTCAGCGTCTTCCACGGCACCCCGGAGGAACCGTCGGACTCCCTCGCGGACCGCTTGTTCGACCCGGCGGGCTGGGCGGCACGGGCCCGCGAATTGCTCGCCGCTTTCACCGAGGCGGACACGCTCGCGGCCCGTTTCGAGGTCGCGGCCGCGACCGTGCGCCATATCCTCGACGACCCGGTCCTGCCCGACCAGCTGCTGCCCACCGACTGGCCCGGTGACGCCCTCCGCGCCCGCTACGCCGACTTCCGCACCGAGTTCTACACCTTCGCCACCAACCTCATCGGCGAGCACCCGCCGTCGCAGCTGTGA
- a CDS encoding DsbA family protein gives MSSAGSSHNPRPVSSNTTYALAAVALVVIGFLVFAAFKWNKQAPTEVRNDGYGAVREAAVQVTASPEGVIRLGRPDAAKTVDIFEDPICPACGVLETTFGQEIAQKIDEGKLAVNYHFVTFLDAQSKSKDYSTRAFAANLCVAQANSGPAYGKFHEALFTTRQPEEGGEDLSNPALAALAIESGAPESVGPCITNGTQLDAARAAAKKNLDDLDARTGNKAATPSVYDGTTKIDWTDENWVVNLAP, from the coding sequence GTGAGCAGCGCCGGTTCTTCGCACAATCCCCGCCCCGTCTCCAGCAACACCACCTACGCCTTGGCCGCGGTGGCGCTGGTGGTGATCGGGTTCCTCGTCTTCGCCGCGTTCAAGTGGAACAAGCAGGCGCCCACCGAGGTGCGCAACGACGGCTACGGCGCCGTGCGCGAGGCCGCGGTGCAGGTCACGGCCTCGCCGGAGGGCGTCATCCGGCTCGGCAGGCCCGACGCCGCGAAGACCGTCGACATCTTCGAGGACCCGATCTGCCCCGCCTGCGGCGTGCTGGAGACCACCTTCGGCCAGGAAATCGCCCAGAAGATCGACGAGGGCAAGCTGGCGGTGAACTACCACTTCGTCACGTTCCTCGACGCCCAGTCCAAGAGCAAGGACTACTCCACCCGCGCCTTCGCGGCCAACCTCTGTGTCGCCCAGGCCAACTCGGGCCCGGCCTACGGCAAGTTCCACGAGGCCCTGTTCACCACCCGCCAGCCCGAGGAGGGCGGCGAGGACCTGAGCAACCCCGCCCTGGCCGCCCTGGCGATCGAATCCGGCGCCCCCGAGTCCGTCGGCCCCTGCATCACCAACGGCACCCAGCTCGACGCCGCCCGCGCCGCCGCCAAGAAGAACCTCGACGATCTCGACGCCCGCACCGGCAACAAGGCGGCCACCCCGTCGGTATACGACGGCACCACCAAGATCGACTGGACCGACGAGAACTGGGTCGTGAACCTCGCCCCCTGA
- a CDS encoding MFS transporter → MSAPAKVRLPAEIWVLIAAAFVIAVGFGLVAPVLPQYAREFGVGIAAASAIVSAFALMRLLFAPASGRLVQKLGERRVYLAGIVIVALSTGACALAQTYWQLLVLRSLGGVGSTMFTVSSMALIIRVSPPVARGRVSGIYSTSFLIGSLLGPLVGGALAGLGLRAPFLIYAAALLIVCVIVFAGLRDSPVLAAEEATAAAPFTFRHAWSEPAYRAVLLSSFAGGCAVFGVRMAFVPLLVVEILHQESGMAGVALTVFAAGNAAVLFVSGRLSDRFGRKPFLIAGSAICALGTGVLGVAPSLPWFLLASFVAGIGSGMFSPAQQAALADVLGTRSRGGPVLAAFQMAADLGTVLGPIAIGWLAERTSFGLGMAITGGVLAVSAVLWVVTPEPSRIKHPEDPDHPDHAGDGIDPQCTCDGCPDGVPVVREGLVPTLRPVDADPSKR, encoded by the coding sequence GTGAGCGCGCCCGCCAAGGTCCGGCTACCCGCCGAGATCTGGGTACTGATCGCGGCGGCGTTCGTCATCGCCGTCGGCTTCGGGCTGGTCGCGCCGGTGCTGCCGCAGTACGCGCGGGAATTCGGCGTCGGGATCGCGGCGGCGTCGGCGATCGTGAGCGCTTTCGCGCTCATGCGATTGCTGTTCGCGCCCGCCAGCGGCAGGCTCGTGCAGAAGCTGGGCGAGCGGCGGGTGTATCTGGCCGGCATCGTGATCGTCGCGTTGTCGACCGGGGCCTGCGCGCTGGCACAGACGTATTGGCAACTGCTGGTGCTGCGTTCGCTGGGCGGGGTCGGCTCCACCATGTTCACGGTGTCGTCGATGGCGCTGATCATCCGGGTGTCGCCGCCCGTGGCGCGCGGCCGGGTCTCCGGGATCTACTCCACCAGTTTCCTGATCGGCTCGCTGCTCGGCCCGCTGGTCGGTGGCGCGCTGGCCGGGCTGGGACTGCGCGCGCCGTTCCTCATCTACGCCGCGGCGCTGCTGATCGTGTGCGTCATCGTGTTCGCCGGGCTGCGTGATTCGCCGGTGCTGGCCGCCGAGGAGGCCACCGCCGCGGCGCCGTTCACCTTCCGCCACGCCTGGTCCGAGCCCGCCTATCGCGCGGTGCTGCTGTCGAGTTTCGCCGGTGGCTGCGCGGTGTTCGGGGTGCGGATGGCGTTCGTGCCGCTGCTGGTCGTGGAGATTCTGCATCAGGAATCGGGCATGGCCGGTGTCGCGCTGACGGTGTTCGCGGCGGGCAACGCCGCGGTGCTGTTCGTCTCGGGCCGCCTGTCGGACCGGTTCGGCCGCAAACCGTTCCTCATCGCCGGCTCGGCGATCTGCGCGCTCGGCACCGGTGTCCTCGGCGTCGCGCCGTCGCTGCCCTGGTTCCTGCTGGCTTCCTTCGTGGCCGGGATCGGCTCGGGCATGTTCAGCCCGGCCCAGCAGGCCGCGCTGGCCGACGTGCTGGGCACCCGCTCCCGTGGCGGTCCGGTGCTGGCCGCCTTCCAGATGGCCGCCGACCTGGGCACGGTGCTGGGCCCGATCGCGATCGGCTGGCTGGCCGAGCGCACGTCCTTCGGGCTCGGCATGGCGATCACCGGTGGCGTGCTCGCGGTGTCGGCGGTGCTGTGGGTGGTGACGCCGGAACCGTCCCGGATCAAGCATCCCGAGGACCCGGATCATCCCGATCACGCCGGTGACGGCATCGATCCGCAATGCACCTGCGACGGCTGCCCCGACGGTGTCCCCGTGGTCCGCGAGGGTCTCGTGCCGACGCTGCGCCCCGTCGACGCCGACCCGTCGAAGCGGTAG
- a CDS encoding MFS transporter, whose product MAAVVAVVFVTFLDTTVVSVALGDIRREMSSDVTQLQWVVNAYTVVFAGLMLAGGSLGDRWGRKRVMMVGLVIFCVGSVVSALASSVAVLIAGRAIMGLGAAASEPGTLSVLRHIFPGERSRAKAVGVWAAVSGLALAAGPVLGGVLVDQYGWRSIFWFNLVIGAVALLVALWSVPESADPRHEPVDWAGAVLSAAAFGALVYAATIGQDRGYTSPPVLGLFGLGGVALIAFVLVERRVRAPLLDFRYLRLPVVRSSLVVAFAVYFGIFSIFFFTALYLQIMQSYSAGRTAAVFVPMAVTIVLGSLVAGFWVSRRGARVPMILGCAVAAGGILLTRHELDGALHDPMLAAAMGVAGLGFGIAVVPLTSAVMSGVPAEHSGMAAAVTNTMRQVGSAFGVAVLGALVSGFLSADLKARMTELGLPTTLQPDAIQAVERGRIPEGVDIGPYLKYLSKVNEVLNTGKVAFHHGLDVALLVSAIFILVAAAFTAVDTGRRRKNAE is encoded by the coding sequence TTGGCAGCGGTCGTCGCCGTGGTGTTCGTGACCTTCTTGGACACCACCGTGGTCAGCGTTGCGCTCGGCGATATCCGACGCGAGATGAGTTCCGACGTCACCCAGTTGCAGTGGGTGGTCAACGCCTACACGGTGGTTTTCGCGGGGCTGATGCTGGCCGGTGGATCGCTGGGCGACCGCTGGGGGCGTAAACGGGTGATGATGGTCGGCCTGGTGATCTTCTGCGTCGGGTCGGTGGTGTCGGCGCTGGCGAGCAGTGTGGCCGTGCTGATCGCCGGACGCGCGATCATGGGTCTGGGCGCCGCCGCGTCGGAGCCGGGGACGCTGTCGGTGCTGCGGCACATCTTCCCGGGGGAGCGGTCGCGGGCGAAAGCGGTCGGCGTGTGGGCGGCGGTGTCGGGCCTGGCGCTGGCGGCGGGCCCGGTGCTCGGCGGCGTGCTCGTCGACCAGTACGGGTGGCGCTCGATCTTCTGGTTCAACCTGGTGATCGGCGCGGTGGCGCTGCTGGTGGCGCTGTGGTCGGTGCCGGAGAGCGCCGATCCCCGGCACGAGCCGGTCGACTGGGCCGGCGCCGTGCTCAGCGCGGCCGCGTTCGGTGCGCTGGTCTACGCCGCGACCATCGGCCAGGACCGCGGCTACACCTCGCCGCCGGTGCTCGGCCTGTTCGGTCTCGGTGGTGTCGCGCTGATCGCGTTCGTGCTCGTCGAGCGCCGGGTGCGCGCGCCGCTGCTGGACTTCCGGTATCTGAGACTGCCGGTGGTGCGCAGTTCGCTGGTGGTGGCGTTCGCCGTGTACTTCGGCATCTTCTCGATCTTCTTCTTCACCGCGCTGTATCTGCAGATCATGCAGTCGTATTCGGCCGGCCGCACCGCCGCGGTGTTCGTGCCGATGGCCGTCACCATCGTGCTCGGCTCGCTGGTGGCCGGGTTCTGGGTGTCGCGGCGCGGTGCGCGAGTGCCGATGATCCTCGGTTGCGCGGTCGCCGCCGGCGGCATCCTGCTGACCCGGCACGAACTGGACGGGGCGCTGCACGATCCGATGCTGGCCGCCGCGATGGGCGTGGCGGGTCTCGGGTTCGGGATCGCGGTGGTGCCGTTGACCTCGGCGGTGATGTCGGGGGTGCCCGCCGAGCATTCGGGAATGGCCGCGGCGGTGACCAATACGATGCGCCAGGTCGGATCGGCCTTCGGCGTCGCCGTGCTGGGCGCGCTGGTGAGCGGGTTCCTGTCGGCGGATCTGAAGGCACGGATGACCGAACTGGGCCTGCCGACGACGCTGCAACCCGACGCCATCCAGGCCGTCGAGCGGGGCCGCATCCCCGAGGGCGTCGACATCGGCCCGTACCTGAAGTACCTGTCGAAGGTGAACGAGGTGCTCAACACGGGCAAGGTGGCCTTCCATCACGGTCTCGATGTGGCCCTGCTGGTTTCGGCGATCTTCATCCTCGTCGCGGCCGCCTTCACCGCGGTCGACACCGGCCGCCGCCGGAAGAACGCGGAGTGA
- a CDS encoding histidine phosphatase family protein produces the protein MRLLKTRPSAIIGAIIAAGALTAAGGGSAVAAPSTGEMFLTFVRHAESAGNTSGLIDTSVPGPDLTAKGQGQAAAVAEFLGDCKFDGVYASTMVRTQQTAAPTAQRCDMPTIVEDGFHEIEAGIYEGTPESEAPRGYLAAPIQWMQGNLDARIPGSLNGHEFKKRMDDSIQDIQDRGDKRAVVFSHGGAIMIWALMTVKDPDMSKLQTDPLHNTGRVVVKGSPAKGWKLVSWDGHSVS, from the coding sequence ATGCGTCTGCTGAAAACCCGTCCGTCCGCGATCATCGGAGCGATCATCGCGGCGGGGGCCCTCACCGCGGCCGGCGGCGGTAGCGCCGTCGCCGCGCCGAGCACCGGTGAAATGTTCCTCACCTTCGTCCGGCACGCCGAATCCGCGGGCAACACCTCGGGCCTGATCGACACCTCGGTGCCGGGACCCGACCTGACCGCCAAGGGCCAGGGTCAGGCCGCCGCGGTGGCGGAGTTCCTGGGCGACTGCAAGTTCGACGGCGTCTACGCCTCGACGATGGTGCGGACCCAGCAGACCGCCGCGCCGACCGCACAGCGATGCGACATGCCGACGATCGTCGAGGACGGTTTCCACGAGATCGAAGCCGGCATCTACGAGGGCACACCGGAATCGGAAGCGCCCAGGGGCTACCTCGCCGCCCCGATCCAGTGGATGCAGGGCAACCTCGACGCCCGCATCCCCGGCTCCCTGAACGGCCACGAGTTCAAGAAGCGCATGGACGACTCCATCCAGGACATCCAGGACCGCGGCGACAAGCGGGCCGTGGTCTTCTCCCACGGCGGCGCCATCATGATCTGGGCCCTCATGACCGTCAAGGACCCGGACATGAGCAAGCTGCAGACCGATCCGCTGCACAACACCGGCCGGGTGGTCGTGAAGGGCAGCCCCGCGAAGGGCTGGAAACTCGTCTCGTGGGACGGCCATTCCGTCTCCTGA
- a CDS encoding nuclear transport factor 2 family protein, which yields MEKDLREAERRLQAAQLAGDVQALDELLDDRLIFTIGADTATKSDDLELHRTKGQVVTKLEQEQLTVLVEGTTGVTWFLGRVEGSVHGSPFAARMRYTRTWAYDDSHGWRVIAAHASVAD from the coding sequence ATGGAGAAGGACTTGCGAGAAGCCGAACGGCGGCTGCAGGCCGCGCAGCTGGCCGGCGACGTCCAGGCGCTGGACGAGTTGCTGGACGATCGGCTGATCTTCACGATCGGCGCCGACACGGCTACCAAGTCCGATGACCTCGAGCTGCACCGCACCAAAGGTCAGGTCGTGACCAAACTCGAGCAAGAACAGCTGACCGTACTGGTGGAAGGAACAACCGGCGTCACGTGGTTCCTCGGCCGCGTCGAGGGCAGCGTTCACGGATCACCATTCGCGGCCAGGATGCGCTATACCCGCACCTGGGCATACGACGACTCCCATGGCTGGCGAGTCATCGCCGCCCACGCCTCGGTGGCCGACTGA
- a CDS encoding AurF N-oxygenase family protein — protein MTLANRAPGERHRAGEPEDYARLLHELADASVHRHFDPYRDVAWDDPEVRVVPDDPRWILPDFDPLGGHPWYRALPRERQIAVGMYRQANTARVGLQFEQLLIAGFMVYLGRLPNGSAEFRYATHEVIEECNHTLMFQEAVNRSGVDAPGFGPLFRAVAPLVALFPRISGSFFFMCVLAGEEPIDHIQKQYLRSDDGYHPMVRGVMRIHVAEEARHISFAHEFLRTHVPRASAPARFALSLVFPVALRVACDLIVVPPREFWREFEVPDAVRREVFWRSPRARATLRGYFGDVRMLADEIGLMNPVARLLWRGLGIDGRPSRYRGEPDREPAVTAATAGARR, from the coding sequence ATGACACTCGCGAATCGCGCACCCGGCGAACGCCATCGAGCCGGCGAACCCGAGGATTACGCGCGCCTGCTGCACGAACTGGCCGACGCGTCGGTGCACCGCCACTTCGATCCCTACCGCGACGTGGCCTGGGACGACCCGGAGGTGCGGGTCGTGCCCGACGATCCGCGCTGGATCCTGCCGGACTTCGACCCGCTGGGCGGCCACCCCTGGTACCGGGCGTTGCCGAGGGAACGCCAGATCGCCGTCGGCATGTATCGCCAGGCGAACACCGCGCGGGTCGGTCTGCAGTTCGAGCAGCTGCTGATCGCCGGATTCATGGTGTATCTCGGGCGGCTGCCCAACGGGTCGGCCGAATTCCGTTACGCCACACACGAAGTGATCGAGGAGTGCAACCACACCCTGATGTTCCAGGAGGCGGTGAACCGGTCCGGGGTCGACGCTCCCGGCTTCGGTCCGCTGTTCCGGGCGGTGGCGCCGCTGGTGGCGCTGTTCCCGCGGATCTCCGGGTCGTTCTTCTTCATGTGCGTGCTCGCCGGCGAGGAACCCATCGACCACATCCAGAAGCAGTACCTGCGCAGCGACGACGGCTATCACCCGATGGTGCGCGGCGTCATGCGGATCCACGTGGCCGAGGAGGCGCGGCACATCTCCTTCGCGCACGAGTTCCTGCGCACCCACGTGCCGCGCGCCTCGGCACCCGCGCGGTTCGCGCTGTCGCTGGTGTTCCCCGTCGCGCTGCGCGTGGCGTGCGATCTGATCGTGGTGCCGCCGCGCGAGTTCTGGCGGGAATTCGAGGTGCCGGATGCTGTTCGGCGCGAGGTGTTCTGGCGCTCGCCCCGGGCACGCGCGACCCTGCGCGGCTACTTCGGAGACGTCCGGATGCTGGCCGACGAGATCGGGCTGATGAACCCGGTGGCGCGGCTGCTGTGGCGCGGGCTCGGCATCGACGGGCGCCCCTCGCGGTATCGCGGGGAGCCCGATCGGGAACCCGCGGTCACAGCTGCGACGGCGGGTGCTCGCCGATGA
- a CDS encoding Uma2 family endonuclease: protein MSTPDQHRERRLTASEFLDGAADDLGDIEIVDGRVVQLMAQSPLHSRVVRRLAGLLEAARRAGGPCMIVDSDVAARFADADSAKPDRRLNIRYPDVWIRDCEPYDVNSVRDHLLLVVEVTSVSTIDADITDKRIQYAAAGIPRYLIVRLDQKEDRIEEIEEYRLDWSGRRYRVHTVHRRVLLLDEPVEVTIPFDTLEQA, encoded by the coding sequence ATGAGCACCCCTGACCAGCATCGCGAGCGGCGGCTGACCGCTTCGGAGTTCCTGGACGGCGCGGCGGACGATCTGGGGGACATCGAAATCGTCGACGGCCGGGTCGTGCAGCTGATGGCGCAGAGCCCTCTGCACAGCCGCGTGGTTCGGCGGCTCGCGGGGTTGCTGGAGGCGGCTCGGCGAGCAGGCGGGCCGTGCATGATCGTCGACTCCGATGTGGCGGCGCGGTTCGCCGATGCCGACTCCGCCAAGCCGGACCGGCGGTTGAACATCCGCTATCCCGATGTGTGGATCCGGGACTGCGAACCGTACGACGTCAACTCGGTCCGGGATCATCTGCTGCTGGTTGTCGAGGTCACCTCCGTGTCCACCATCGACGCCGATATCACCGACAAGCGAATCCAATACGCGGCAGCGGGAATTCCGCGCTACCTCATCGTCCGTCTCGACCAGAAGGAAGACCGGATCGAGGAGATCGAGGAGTATCGCCTCGACTGGTCCGGGCGTCGCTACCGGGTACACACCGTCCACCGGCGGGTTCTCCTCCTGGACGAGCCCGTCGAAGTGACCATTCCGTTCGACACCTTGGAACAGGCCTGA